TATGTTGCTCACCGGTTGGCAGCATGTTGTTTTCGGCCGCGTGGACGGCATTCCCCTTAACAGTAGTCCATTCTAGGTTAGTCGCGTGGTTGTTGTTCCGGCTACCGTCAAGGTGATTGACAATACTGGCGCCAGCCGGTTTAGGGCAAAAGGCTGAAGCTACTAACCGGTGCATGAGTTTGGTCACACCTTCTAAGGTGGCAGTTAAATACCCATTGCTGTTGGTCAAAGGGAGTATTTCACCGTTTTTAGTGAGGTTGCCGTGGTTGCTCACTTGGTGGCCTGCGAACCCCTCACAGTCCCTCCATATTTCGTTTTGCTTTTGCATGCCCTTATAGGGCGGGCCAGGACGAAAGTTTGGGGGCGCTAAGGAATTATTTATAATGATGATTTTGTGGCTAATAACCGCCATAAACATTCATAAAATATATTATTTGTCTTTTCCTTTTCACAACTTGTAAATTCAGCCTGACGATTTGCCATAACTTGCAAGCTCTTGTATTACTGTAGCCCCGATCGCTTCGCTAAGCTAAATGCACAGTAATGCTCCTTCTCTCCTATTTCTGCCCACTATGTCCGGAATTTCTACCTCGGCCAACCAGCCAGAAGAAGTTCATATCGATGCCACCCAAGACAGCAAGGTGCGTAGCTGAGCCACGTGCTCATGTGCACCGAAGACCAGCTGCGCGTTGCCGTGGCGGCGGTCGGCGGCAAGGTTATAGATGTGTACCTGTACCTGCAGGAGCATAAGGCTTAAGCATCGGTCCGATTGCTTCAACCGACCTAACTAATCATTTCTTACTTCCGAGTCAATTTACCGACTCAGAGCCCAATATAGTTGCTGCAAAAGGTATGCGGGTGGCTTGCAACCGACTTTTTGCACTTAAAATCAGATAAAATAACCATGGCAGTCAGTAGTAAATCAATCATCCACTACACAGGCAGTTTAAAAAACTTAAAGGGTATTATCACGGACAAAGGTCTGCGGATAAAGTACTGTAATGAAACAATACATTTTTCAAGTACTAGTAGAGCATCTATTGCTTTCCCAATGGTTTGCTTTTGCGACTTGCCATTAACACTCGCCAAAGAGCATATCGTAAAGTATGGCTCATATGGCATCGGTTTCTCTAAATCATGGGCAAAAAAGAATCAACTAAATCCAGTACTATACCTCGAGCCTGAATCCACACTTAGTCAATATTTAAATGTCCATTCCTTATCTGTTGCAGCCTCATTTACCAAATTGAGAGATGCACAAATGGATGCTACCAAAGAGGAGGAAAATTTCTTTAGGCTAAGTCAGGTATTAGGTTTTTGCAAGAATCATGCAGGTCCATTAACGCGAAAAGGAAAAATTGTAGAGGAAAACTATGTTTTCTACGATGAACGAGAATGGCGCTATTTGGCTAGACAGTCTGAACTTGGAGAAGCTAGATCCATGGTTTATGGCGAACACTATGATAAAGACAGAAACCGCTATAATGAAGCGCTAAAAGATAAAAGGCTAATATTTGACTCTAATGATATATCGTACATCATAGTAAAAACCGACAAGGATATTCCAGTAATTGCCGATTGTCTAGATGCACGCTATAGGAGCGAAATTCCTATGACTGAATTACAAAAGCTGTACACCAAAATCATATCTGTCAATCAGATAAACAACGATTTTTAATTTAGTCTCCTGTACAGATTCTTCTACCCTATGGTCTACAAATACTCTACCCAGCTGGCTGCTGTATCTGCGAATCTTAAGGAATCTTGTTGTCCTTGCTTAGCAGCAGTGCCACGGGATTGCGTTGCTTATCGGTTAGCCTACTTGTCGCAACCCCATCCTGACGACTTTCTACCCCGGCCACTAGACGCGAATCCCCCGCCGATGCGGGCCATTAACATTCCGGTAAACCCGACGCTGCAACAAATTCTAGATGAGGAGCATGCCGTTTGTGACCAGTGGGCCATTTCATTATTTGAGTGCCCTAACGCTGCTCGCAAAGTCAGAAGGAAATACAAAAAACTCACTCAGAATTATATCGCAGAACTCCGTGTCACGCCCGACGACGGCAACTGCACTCCTACCGACCATAAACAGCACTTCAACCTGCATGAATTTGCCGACATCTGTCTAAGCAAAAACGTGCAAACCATCTTCTCAGTATGAAAGCGCAACATGGCTGGGCGCTGAGCGCTGAGAGCTTCGTAAGTAACCTCGTGAAGTATGGTGACCTAGTTGCTTACGATGGCCCATTGCTATCGCATTATGTCTCGTACCCACGAGCCAAGCACTACTTATTTTCCTGGATTGACTACGACGACACATCCAACCGGTGGTTAGTGCTGGAGGTGAGCTACCGGCACCTATACGATTACCTCACGGATGCGAAATCATTGGCCGACATTTTTGAAGAACCTTACAATAGCAAAGTAATTGTTCTAAGCACGGACACGGCCGGTATCTGCTCTAATGCGCTTTTGGTTGAGTGTGAAGACCTCATTGCGGATTACATACCTGAGGCAGATTCCTTTTACGAATTGGCAATGCCTGCCCGCTACGAGCAGCTTTTTGCTGCAGAAGGGTCAGAAATTTCTTATGCTCAGCATCTGCAAAACCTGCGAGCAGCCGCAGTTCGCTTTCGACTCGCCCCCTTCGAAGCACGCTTTGCTTCCACGCTCGGCATTAACGACATCGGAGGCTTTCTGCAACGCGTCACCCGTTCGCTCAAAAGCTACGTTGAAGTTCGCTTCCTCGCCGATTATCGGGAAACATACAGCCGCATAGAGTATGCCCTGACAGACCTGGCCAAGGTGTTGAAAGGTGTTGAGCCGCGTGGGGTGAACAACCAATTTGGCAGCTTCGAAATAGACGTAGCCATTGACCCGTTGCCACAAGGCGAGCAGAACCTGCCGGTAGAGCTAATTACTTGGCAACAGCAAATTCTACAGGACTACAAGCGGGATGTCTTTGATTTCAGCTTTTACGGAGATGTCCGGCGGCCTAATAGCTTGAGCAGCGCTGACGACTTACAGATGCGGGCAATTTTTCTGCCTATTGTGCAGATTGCTAACAACCAGAATTATTACGTCGAAACCCAAATCGAGGGAGAGAAGGCATACAAGCGGTTGGCGCCCGTCTCGGCAGCCGTTCGCAAGCGCATCCTTCCCGTTCCTCCTCAGCCAGAGGAGGATGAAGCCATTCGGACTGAGTTGACCAGCTTATTGCTTGAGTTAAAAGAAGGTCAAGACCCGTCCACCATTTCCATGGCTCAACTACGACGGGCCCTGCTTGCGGTAAATACGGGCAATCAGACCTCTATTATCGTTTCTAATTTTAGGTCATCTGAGAACCAACTTATTGAGTTTTCGGAGCCCATTGAAGTTAATGTTTCGAGAGTTGGGGATTTCTTTCAAGCCAGTTACCCACCGCTCGACATTGCAGAATTGGGCACCAATGCCCGTGCGGCAATGGCTGCTTTTCACATACAGCTGCGCATACTTTTTACCCGACTTCAGCGCAACCTAGAAGACCGGCAGCGGGGCGAAGGCCTGCGCAGTGAAAAAGAAGGGCGAATACTTGATGCTCTCGCCGACTTGCTTAGCTAATCATCATGAAAATCACACACCAGCTGCGGCTCGATGCCCTGGCCGCTGACGGCACGGCCCCATCCGAAAGAAGTGGGTAGTCCTGATTATGACAGTGAATAGTCTAAGCTAAATTCTTAACGAAATACCAAATGGATGGCCAAAAGAAGGTTTTTGTACGGCGCGATGCTCCTATGACGGTTGGTGCTAGAGAAAGTGAAGAAAATCTAATAAAACAGCGGAAAGCTTGGGCAAATCCAACCGTTAAGCAGCTCCTCTTTAATTTGCCTTTTTCGCTTCGCACCCCAGAGGGCTTTCGTTTAAATAATAAAGAAACAATTGATGCATCAAGGTTTCCATTACGGCTAAATCCGCATCCCAACACTGTATTTGAAGTAAAGATTGGAACTGACAACTACGGCCGCAAGTGCAAAGGAGAATTCATTGCCATCCAATTAAGATTCTGCTATCAGAGCACGGTTCCCAAAACTTCGCCGATACAGTTTGGTGGAACGGTTTCCTTTGGTGGTGATAGGCTAGGAAAGTTTAGCCACACCAAGGTTCTTGCAAATATTCCCTTGGAATCAATAAATGATGATTTCAAGTGGGACAATGGTCTTTATTGTGATTTAGTCGTTGATGCTGTAAACCTTTTTGTTGAGCATTATGCCGTAGTTACCAGAATCCCTGGATTCGACCGATTTCATTATCAAAGACTGACCTCATATATGATAATGGCGTTCACTGTTTTAACTGATTTTGATGATTTTGCTTACGATGTCGAAGAATACTTTGACTTAAATGGACAAATCATTGGTGAACTACCAGAAGCAGACGCTGTTACGCTAAAAGAATTAATAGCAAGTGGTGAACCACCTGCCCTACTGGATGCCTTGCACTCACAAATACGAAACAGTTTAGATTTAAAAGACTGGAGAAGTGCAGCCATTGATTCCGCAATACTGCTAGAAACGTGGCTTACACCGAAGCTGAAAGCGGCTTATACAGCCAAAGGCCTAAAAAACAGAGAAATAAAGGAGAGATTCAAGACCGGTGAGCTTCACTTGCCTATTTCTCTAGGGGACATTCTAGTTACCTTAATTCCGGATGCACTCGGTTTCAATTTCGATGGAAGCGATGAATACGAGGCCTTAAAAACCAAAACGATTACTCTGCGCAATCATATTGTGCACGGCAGGAAACACTTTGTAACCAAAGCCGAAGCGGAACTGAGTTACGCAAGCGTTAACAAGGCAATTGAATTTATCGAGAAAGCAACCGCTAACTAGATGAAAATTACGCGCCAGCTGCGCCTCGATGCCCTGGCCGCTGACGGCACGGCCCCCATTCAACTTACCATCACCTGGGAAGGCAACCGCCTGCGTGTGGGCACCGGGGCCGTGGTGCGGCCCGAGCACTGGGACGAGAAGCACCACTAGGTAAAAGTGCAGCGCGGCACACCATACGACGCACCATCAATCCACCCCTGAACCGCGCCACTAAAGCATCCTTCAATGCCCAGGCTGCTGCCACCCGTAGCGGCTTGCTGGAATTGCGCGGCCGGGTTCACTCCGCCATTGCAGTTGAAGATTAGGCAACGTACGCCGGGCCGCAAGCCAGTGCGTCTACTAACGCAGGAGCACAGCCTAACAAAGGCGGCACCGTAGCCGGCACACCCACCTGCCCAGTAGAAGGATTTGGCATTACCAACCCTACGGTGGGTACGGCTTGCGGTGACTGGTGTGGCAGATAGAGGGTAGCGTTCATGCGGAAGCAGTTCGTGTAGGAGTTGCAAAGGTCAGTGGCATTTCGGGTTTTGCAGCTTTTCGAGCTGCGCCAAGTTTATCCCTACGAAGGGCATACCGTCGTAAGGAGTGGCCCAGATGGAAACTGCCCGCTTTCAAATGGAGCAATTTAAATGTGACCCATTAAATGAAATTCATTCAATGTAAATTTTGATTCGAGACCGGGCAGGTTCTCATTTGCATGCGCTACCTTTGAGGAGACAAGCAAACAAACACGCCTCCTCTTCTCATGGCCAAGTCCGAAACCGATAATTCCAGCCCCCGTCTCACGAAGGTCAATCCGACGGTACGCGCTATCCCTGAACGTTCTGTAGCCAAGCGCGAAGTCAATTACACCAGCGTCAGCATCTCCAAGACCGCGTTGCCCAAGATTGCGCAGCTCAAGGAGATAGCGCTAAAAGAGATGCAACCCGCCCTTAGCACCCAAATGGTGATGGATTTTGCCGTCGAAATGGCGATGCGGCACCAAGACGAACTGGTTGCGTACGCCCGCCGCAACACCGTAGACCCGCGGGTGGCCCAATTTTTACGTTTACAGGAAGAACTAGCCGCCGCAGGGTTACTGCCTGAGCAGAAGTAGGATAGCCATTTTTAAGCAATGAAATCAAGCCCGGCTGTTTATTGCAGTCGGGTTATTTTTTGCAAATTATTTGGTGGATTAAAATGAAACCCCCATCTTTACGGCACGAAAGGGCAAATGAAGTTTTGTCTTGATGTCATTGAGAGGGTGCAAATGGCAACGCTGGTTGCTATCTCAATAACATCTAGTCGGCGCTGACCTCAAACGCGAGCAGCAACTTAAACCACCGTTGAAAGTAGTAGTGTGCCCTCGCATTGAGCGAACAAAAGCCTCTGGTAAAGGCAGCGCACTTGTATGAGTACTTACCGAACGTGCCTTGAAGAAGCACGTGCGGGCACCCCCTTGCCTAAAAATTAGGCAAGGCCATTATCCCAACCCTTTGACCGACAGGCCTATGGAGCACTAAAGCAGTTGAAAATTACCGCTGGCCAGCACCCTTGCCGGGGTGCTGAACGGCATCGCTTTGCCTAAAAAACAGGCACCGCAACACACCAAAACGCATGCACATGCATTTTTTATGGACACGAAAGTAACACAAAATACCGAACTGCTGGCAGCAGGAGTTCACAGCAGCTACGTCGATTACGAAGCCTTATCCTATGAAGAGCGGTACGGTGGCCTGCACGACGATGACTATTACGATGATGAATTCGATGACAATTACGCTCCTTCGCCGCTGCGGG
This region of Hymenobacter sedentarius genomic DNA includes:
- a CDS encoding HNH endonuclease, whose translation is MAVISHKIIIINNSLAPPNFRPGPPYKGMQKQNEIWRDCEGFAGHQVSNHGNLTKNGEILPLTNSNGYLTATLEGVTKLMHRLVASAFCPKPAGASIVNHLDGSRNNNHATNLEWTTVKGNAVHAAENNMLPTGEQHIRSELTETVVLEIDALLRAGKANGEIADAYGISREVVSKIKAGRTWAKVTGRELAPITRIKAVGKRKLSNDQVTAIRQRVAAGESMRSVAASYSMSHTTIGAIINGETWK
- a CDS encoding abortive infection system antitoxin AbiGi family protein, translated to MAVSSKSIIHYTGSLKNLKGIITDKGLRIKYCNETIHFSSTSRASIAFPMVCFCDLPLTLAKEHIVKYGSYGIGFSKSWAKKNQLNPVLYLEPESTLSQYLNVHSLSVAASFTKLRDAQMDATKEEENFFRLSQVLGFCKNHAGPLTRKGKIVEENYVFYDEREWRYLARQSELGEARSMVYGEHYDKDRNRYNEALKDKRLIFDSNDISYIIVKTDKDIPVIADCLDARYRSEIPMTELQKLYTKIISVNQINNDF
- a CDS encoding Arm DNA-binding domain-containing protein gives rise to the protein MKITRQLRLDALAADGTAPIQLTITWEGNRLRVGTGAVVRPEHWDEKHH